TGCATTGGCTGCTGCAAAATACGGACTGAAAGTCCTTTTAACTTCTATAAATCTTACCAATATAGCTCTTATGCCATGTAACCCTGCTATAGGCGGACCTTCAAAATCAAACATAGTTAGGGAAATTGATGCTTTAGGCGGAGTTATGGGGCTGGCTGCCGATGCTACTTATCTTCAGATGAAGACCTTAAACTCAAGCAAAGGTCCTGCAATCAGGGCTTTAAGAGCGCAATCGGACAAAAAAGAATATATGCACTATTTTAGAAACCTGCTCGAAAGCTATGAGAATATTGATATTAAACAGTGCATGATAGTTGAAATTATGGTAAAAAACGGCGCTGTTACGGGCGCTAAAGACGAGCTTGGGATAGAATATCTTGCTCCTGTGGTGATTTTGACAACGGGGACTTCTCTTGAAGGCAAAATCCATATAGGGCTGAAGTCTTTTCAAGCAGGCAGGTTGGGTGAATTTCCTGCCCATGGTCTTTCAGACAACTTAAGAGCTTTGGGGTTGGATTTAGGCAAATTTAAAACAGGCACCCCTGCCAGAGTTGATGCTCGTACGATTAATTTTGACGGGCTTGATGTTCACTATGGTGATAAAGAGTTGTCCTTCTTTTCTTTCGAGCCAAACCGTCCTATCCGCCCACAATATCCTTGTTATCTGACACGAACTACAAAAAAAACCCACGATATTATAATGGCAAACCTTGATAAATCACCTATGTACACCGGACGTATTCAGGGAAAAGGTCCCAGATACTGCCCTTCTATAGAGGACAAAGTTGTCCGTTTTGCAGATAAAGAATCGCATCACATTTTTATAGAACCGGAAGGGGAAAATACTTACGAAACCTACGTACAAGGATTTTCAAGCAGCTTGCCTTTTGACGTTCAGATACAAATGCTGCAATCTCTGCCGGGGCTTGAAAATGTAAAAGTGATGAAGCCTGCTTATGCTGTTGAGTACGATTATGTACCTGCACTACAGCTTGAACATTCTTTGATGACTAAAAAAATAAAAGGGCTGTTTTGCGCAGGTCAAATTAACGGTACAAGCGGATATGAAGAAGCCGCAGGACAAGGGCTTTTGGCTGCTATTAATGCGGCATTATTTCTTGATGAAAAAGCGCCTCTGGTGCTGCCTCGCAACTCCTCTTATATAGGCACTCTTATTGATGATTTGGTTACAAAAGAAATGGATGAGCCTTATCGTATGTTGCCGTCAAGAAGCGAATACAGGCTTATTTTAAGGCAGGATAACGCAGACCAAAGACTGACCAAAATCGGCTATAACATAGGTTTGATATCGGAAGAGCGGTATTTGCGTTTCAAAGCCAAGCTTGAAATGATAGAACAGGAAAAATTACGTTTGCAGGAGCTGAAAATCTCTGCAACCAATGAAAATAACGGGATTTTAGCCAAGTATAATACTCAAATAGAGCGTGGTATAAGAGTTGCAGAACTTTTAAAGCGACCTAATGTAGATTATTCCGTCATCAAGGAATTGGATGAAACCACAAGAGTTTTGAACTTGCCTAAAGAAGTTGAAGAGCAGGTGGAAATCCAGATAAAATATGACGGTTATATCAAACGTCAAAATATCCAGGTGGAGCAGGCGTCCAAACTGGAAAATGTGAAGCTTCCGCAGGATATTGATTTTCAGGGTATCAAACATATTTCTCAGGAAACAAAGGACAAGCTGACAAAAGTCCGCCCGAAAACGCTTGCTCAAGCCGCCAGAATAGGCGGAATTAAACCTTCTGACGTGTCAGTTTTGATGGTGCTTTTGGAAACTAACAGATTGAAGTAGCACAAAAAAATAATTTATTTGCTTAATAAATCTGCGACTACTCTTAATCGTTCTGTTTCAAAAGCTTTACTGTCTACTTTTAAATTGGGATTTTTCAAACGAGCTATACATAAAATATTATCATAGCATTCTCTTTGTGTTATAGAGCTTAAATTTCCAACCATTTTGCGATAAGTCTGTTCTAAAAATTTTCGAGAATAACCATTTATTAGTTGTTCTTGCCCGGCAAATTTTTGATTAGATATAGCTAAAACTTTCATTGATTAATCTCCGTAAATTACCACTATGCTATGTTAGCATAAAAATCTTACAGGATTACAAATATTTACAAAAAATAAAAGAGAAGAGCCGAAAATTTAATTTTCGGCTCTCTTTGGTTTTTAGTCTTGAATTTTGCTTCATTCGGGCATCTTGCTCATTTCGCTTCGCTGCAATTCGCATTGCCCTCATTACTTCGGCGTTCGCTTCGCTCAGCCTTGTCAAAATCCGCTAGTGATGACAAACAGCTTTAGAGTCTTTATCTTCTAAAACAGCTTGAGCAGCAGCTAATCTTGCTACGGGAACTCTGAATGGTGAGCAGCTTACATAGTTTAAGCCGATTCTGTGGCAGAATTTCACTGATTCAGGGTCGCCGCCGTGTTCGCCGCAAATACCTCTCTTTAGGTTTGGTCTTACAGGCAACGCTTTTTCCAAAGCGATTTGCATAAGCTGACCGACACCTTCTTGGTCAAGAGTTTCAAACGGGTTAGCAGGAAGAATTTTTTGTTCAACATAGTTGTTCAAGAATTTACCTTCCGCATCATCACGGCTGTAGCCAAATGTCATTTGAGTTAAGTCATTTGTACCGAAGCTGAAGAACTCTGCATATTCTGCAACTTGATCAGCAGTTAAGGCAGCTCTTGGGATTTCAATCATTGTACCGAATTGATAATCAACGTTGATACCTTTTTCTTCCATAACTTGTTTAGCTACGCGCTCAAGCACTGTTCTTGCTTCTTTTAACTCGTTTACGTGTCCTATAAGAGGAATCATAATTTCAGGTTTAACATTTAGCCCTTCTTTTTTAAGGTCGCAAGCAGCTTCAAAGATAGCTCTTACTTGCATTTCATTAATTTCAGGGTAAGTTAAGCCTAAACGACATCCTCTTAAGCCCATCATTGGGTTGGATTCGCTTAAACCTTCAACGATGTTAAGCATATCTTCTTTTGCTTTATAGTCTTGACCTGTGGCTTTTAGAGTAGCAACTTCAGCTATTAATTCTTCTTTTGAAGGTAAGAATTCGTGAAGCGGCGGGTCTAATAAACGGATAGTCATTGGTAGTTCGCCTAACGCTTTGAACATAGCGTAGAAATCAGAATATTGCATAGGAAGTAATTTGTCCAAAGCATCTTTTCTAGCTTCAGCAGTACCTGCAATAATCATTTTTTGTACCCATGGAAGTCTGTCGGGGTCCATAAACATATGCTCTGTTCTGCAAAGTCCGACACCTTTAGCTCCAAGCTCAAGCGCTTTTTTAACGTCAGTAGGAGTATCAGCGTTAGCTCTTACTAGAAGTTGTTTTGTTTCATCAACCCAGTTGAATAATATTTCAAAGTTTTCATCCATTTTAGGGTCAATTGTGGTGATTGAACCGGCATAAACTTCACCTTCGCCTGCATCCATAGAGATTATATCTTCTTTTTTGTATACAGTACCGTCAGAAGTTGTTAAAGTTTGGTTTTTAAGGTCGATTTTCAAGTCTTCGCAACCTGCAACGCAAGCTTTACCCATACCTTTAGCAACAACAGCAGCGTGAGAAGTCATACCGCCTCTAAGCGTTAATACACCCTGAGCGGCAATCATACCGTGAATGTCATCAGGGCAAGTTTCAATTCTTACCAAAATAACTTTTTCACCGGCAGTACCTCTGTCAGCAGCTTCTTGCGTATCAAATATGATTTTACCTACAGCAGCACCCGGGGAAGCAGCTAAACCTTTTGCAATAAGTTTTGCATTCTTTTTAGCGGCAGGGTCGAAACTTGGTAACATTAATTGGTACAATTGAGCAGGGTCAACTAATTGGATTGCTCTTTCTTTTGAAATTGTACCTTCTTTAGCCATTTCAACGGCAATTCTAACCGCAGCAGCAGCTGTTCTTTTACCGTTTCTTGTTTGAAGAATGTATAATTTACCTCTTTCGATTGTAAATTCCATATCTTGAACATCTTTGTAATGGTTTTCAAGTTTTTTTGCTATATCAACATATTGTTCATAAAGAGCAGGCATTTCTTGAGAAAGTTCTGCAATTTGTTTAGGGGTTCTGATACCGGCAACAACGTCTTCACCTTGAGCGTTAGTTAAGTATTCGCCGTAGAATTTGTTTTCACCTGTAGATGGGTTTCTTGTGAAAGAAACACCTGTAGCAGAATCGTTACCCATATTACCGAATACCATTGTTTGAACGTTTACGGCTGTACCGTATCTGTGGTCAATTTTGTAGTGGTTTCTGTAAGCAACCGCACGAGGAATGTTCCAAGAACTGAATACTGCTTCGATAGCTGCTTGTAATTGTTCGTAAGGATCTTGAGGGAATTCTTTTCCTGTTTCCGCTTTAATTAATTCTTTGTAAGCGGGGATAAGAGATTTTAAACCGTCAATGCTTACTTCTGTATCAAGTTTAACACCTTCTTTAGCTTTTACTTCGTCAAGAATTTCTTCAAATTTTTCTCTTTCGATTTCCCATGCAACGGAGCCAAACATCGTTAAGAAACGACGATAACTGTCGTATACAAATCTTTCGTTATTAGTAAGGTTTAATAAACCTACTAATGTACGATCATTTAAACCCAGGTTTAAAATCGTTTCCATCATACCGGGCATTGATAATCTTGCGCCTGAACGTACGGAAACAAGCAGTGGATTAGTTTCATCACCGAATTTTTTACCTGTTTGTCGTTCAACCTCAGCCAAAGCCGCTTTTACGTCATCCATAAGACCTGCAGGCATTTGATTACCGTTGTCAATGTATTCCATACAAGTTTCTGTAGTGATAGTAAGTCCCGGAGGTACAGGCAGACCTGCGTTTGTCATCTCGGCAAGATTAGCACCTTTACCGCCAAGAAGATTTTTCATGGTGGCATTGCCTTCTCTAAATAACCATACTCGTTTGTTTGTCATAAATTTGATCTCCTATTTATCTAACAATGAATTAATTTTATGGTAATAAACAAGAGTTTTATATCACAAACATACTTATATTACAAATCTTTTTTAGGTTTATTTTGACAAATTAATCAATGCTCTCAAGGATTTTGCGGTATTTAAAAATTCTTCTTCTTTATTGTGAGAGATAGTTTCATCGATAATTTTTAATAATTCTGTTTTATCCTCAAGCGCTAAAAGTCCGTTAACTGTTGTCATTGCTACTTTTGTACTCAAATCATGAACCCCTTTGCCCTGTTTTGTTAAAAGGATTCTCAGAGCATCACAGCTGTTTCTTCTAATGAGCGCTTTTGCGGTTTCTGTTCTTATTTCTTCTTTTGCACTGTTTGTACCAACGTCTTCTAAAACAGCAACGGCATTCATATCATCATGCCTGCCCAATGCTTCAATAATTTTTAATGCATTTTTCATATTACACCTTACGCTTTCAATTCTTCTTCAAGTAACCCGCGAAGTTCATAAGTCGGCATTTTTACGTATTTTCTTACGTCTTTGTCCAACGTTAATAAAGAAATCTCTTTGCCTATGGAGTGCATTGCATCGGTTAATGTTATTGAATTTAGTGTATTGTAGCCTTCTTTTACTTTACCTGCAAAAGATATTACGGGTTGGAACATTTCTCTTGTTTTGTTTCTTGCTATTTCCATTCCTGCGTTAAATCTTTGGGTAAATTCAGCTATCTTTTTCATCACAAAATTAGTTGAATTTTCTTCTTTAAGTGAAGAGTTTTGGAACATATCAGCATTTAATGCTGATTTAAAAGATATTTTGAACGGGTTATTGCTGAAAGCCGGCTGTTGTGCATTTTGCGTCTGTTGCTGGTTTGTTTCTTGTGTTTTAAAAAAATTGACTTTGATAGATGGAAAAGTAATCTTGTTCATTGGATTTCTAGCCTTTCATATTAGTAAGCGTATATAAATGAAATCTACCATATATATTTTTTTACAAAATCATTCAAATGCTGTAGATTTCCATTTGGCATTTTTGACAATTAAATATCAACTTGTACTTTTGTTTTTTCTCATCGATTAAGGACCAATTCAGTTTATTGGAGCCGCATTTGCCGAGGTGTGATTTAAGACAAAATTTTGTTGTCATTAGTTTTTTGTCCTTTATTGCCGAAGTTGATTCAAGAGCTTTTTCAACAATAGTGCAGCCATGTTTTAGGTAGAAATTTTCTGCGTATTTGTTGTGGATATTTGCGCTATAGTCGAGTTCTTCTATAGGGTAATTTTTTGCATTATCAACTCTTGCTTCACCCTTTGGTGTATTATTTCCTATCCTAAGGTTTTGCAGGGCAGCAAATAATTCCCTTCTTATTTCATTTAGTGTGTTTATGGAAATAAACGGAATCTCTTTTAAATTTATAGTTACCTCTGTTATTTCGAAAATGCCGCCCCCTGATTTTGAAAGTTGTTTTTTTATATTATTTAATGCGCCTTCTTCTTTTTGCGCTTTTTCAAATTCTTGTTGAATTTGAACGTCAACCGTATTTGTTCCGTCAGTGATTTTTAAAATCAAGCCGTCCTCAACGGTTATTTGAGCAGGTATTTTCCTTGTTGTTGAGGAATTTTTAAGAGCTTTTTCAAACTTAATATCAAAGTTCCTGTATATAATAGTACCAGGCTCAATACCGCTAATATTTTGGACGGTAATGATATTTTCCTTAACGTTATTGATTAGCGTGCCTTTAAGTTCTTTATCTTTGGTAAAAAAGCATACACCGTCACCGTTTGAAAGGGTTTTATCGGTTTTTACCGTAAATTTGTCTTTTTCTATTTTTACTACCGTACCTATTTTTTCGCCCAGTGCCTTAGGTGTGTCCTGGTTGATGAGATTCTTTTCTCTTTTGAATAAAAAATATTTGGTGAAACCTCTGTTAAAACTTTTATTTAAATCAGGTTCAAAGTCAAAATTTACAATACCGTCAGAGCTTTTTAAATATTCTGAACTTTCAAAAATATAATCCAGTTTTTTTCTGTAGTATGCGACAACATTCTTAACATAAGGTTCATCTTTCATCCTGCCTTCTATTTTTAGCGAAGTTACCCCTGCATCAAGCAGTTCAAGAAGGTTATCAGAGAGATTAAAATCCTTTAATGAGAGAAGATATTTATCCTTAATTAAAATATTGGAATTTTCGTCAAGCAGGGTATATGTTTTTCGGCAAGGTTGGGCGCATTCTCCCCTGTTTGCGCTTCGTCCCCCATTGGCGCAGCTCATATAGCATTGTCCGCTGTATGATACGCACAATGCTCCGTGAATGAAATATTCCAACTCAATGTCTGTTTTCGATGAGATTTCTTTTATCTGCTCCAGCGAAAATTCTCTCGGGAGTACAACTCTTTTTATCCCCGTATCTTGAAGAAACAGGATTTTTTCAAGGCTATCGTTGTTCATTTGAGTGCTTGCATGGAGCGAGATAGGAGGCAGGTCAATTTCTAAAAGCCCAATGTCCTGAATAATAATTGCATCAGCACCTATGTCGTATAGTTTATAAATCAGCTTTTGAGCTTCGGGGATTTCTTTATCAGTAAGAATAGTGTTTAGCGTTATATAAATTTTTGCGCTATATTGGTGGGCATAGCTGATGAGTTCTTCTATTTCCCGGATGGAATTGCCTGCTTTTGAGCGGGCGCCGAATTTTTCCGCACCGATATAGACGGCATCCGCACCAAAATTTATAGCGCTTTTGGCTATTTGGGCATCTTTTGCGGGGGCTAAAAGTTCAATTTTTTTCATAGTTTTATGTGATTAAGTATATTCAGAAGATTTTTATCGTCCACAATTACGTTTGCTGCCTTTTTTAGCGTGTCTTTAGCGCAAAAAGCCACTTTTGTACCTGCGTATTTAAACATGCTCAAATCATTTGCGCCATCACCTACGGTCATTGTATCTTCTGTTGAAATATTTAATATGGTTTGTATTTTTTGCAGCATAATGCCTTTTGAATTTCCGGCGCACATTTCACCGTAAACAAGCCCCGTCAGATATCCGTTTTTTTCATGAAGAATATTACAGAAACCCTCGTCAAATCCAAGATGTTCTTTGGCAGGGATAAGAGCGTTGGCGAAACCTCCGCTAAAGCAGATGACTTTTATATTGTTGGATTTCAATTCTTTTATAAGTTCTTTTGCCCCTTTTATATATGGAAAATTCGAGCAGATTTCATTAACGTGTTTTACTTCCATTCCTTTTAAATAAGACACTCTTTGAGTTAAACTTTCAAAAAAATCAAGTTCCCCATTCATGGCTTTTTCGGTTATGGTTTTCATTTTTTCTTTTATATCAGCATCTTGAGCTATATATTCCAACGTTTCACCGTCCATAAGTGTAGAGTCAAAGTCAAAAACCGCCAGTTTCATTAATGTCTCTCCAATTTGCTACGCTCTTGCTGTGTGTTTTTTTCAAACTTTTTAATAGCTTCTTTTACGGATTGATTTTGAGATTTGTTGTATTCATCAAGGATAATTATACTATCTTCCCCGCCTTGGGATTCTTGCATAAGTTCTTTAGCCGCATCGCTTAAGTCGTTTCCCTTGGGATTTTTTACTTTTATTTGGGCATTTTGAAGAGAGATGGTTTGTTCTCCAAACGGTTCGTTCTTAGCAAGTTTATTTCTTAATATTACTATTTCAACTCTGCGGTTTTTATTTCTTCCTGCTAAAGTAGAATTTGGCGCAATGGGTTTCGTATCGGCATAACCTGTTACTGATATAAGATTGGGTTTGGTTTTAGTCTTATCTATTAAATATCTTCCGACACTTGCTGCACGAGCGGAAGACAACTCCCAGTTAGACGGATAAATTCCGCTTTGTAACGGTAAATTATCTGTATGCCCTTCTATTCTTACAAGGTGATTTTTGAATTTTGAGTTAATTTCAGC
The genomic region above belongs to Candidatus Gastranaerophilales bacterium and contains:
- the mnmG gene encoding tRNA uridine-5-carboxymethylaminomethyl(34) synthesis enzyme MnmG translates to MFKYDVIVVGGGHAGCEAALAAAKYGLKVLLTSINLTNIALMPCNPAIGGPSKSNIVREIDALGGVMGLAADATYLQMKTLNSSKGPAIRALRAQSDKKEYMHYFRNLLESYENIDIKQCMIVEIMVKNGAVTGAKDELGIEYLAPVVILTTGTSLEGKIHIGLKSFQAGRLGEFPAHGLSDNLRALGLDLGKFKTGTPARVDARTINFDGLDVHYGDKELSFFSFEPNRPIRPQYPCYLTRTTKKTHDIIMANLDKSPMYTGRIQGKGPRYCPSIEDKVVRFADKESHHIFIEPEGENTYETYVQGFSSSLPFDVQIQMLQSLPGLENVKVMKPAYAVEYDYVPALQLEHSLMTKKIKGLFCAGQINGTSGYEEAAGQGLLAAINAALFLDEKAPLVLPRNSSYIGTLIDDLVTKEMDEPYRMLPSRSEYRLILRQDNADQRLTKIGYNIGLISEERYLRFKAKLEMIEQEKLRLQELKISATNENNGILAKYNTQIERGIRVAELLKRPNVDYSVIKELDETTRVLNLPKEVEEQVEIQIKYDGYIKRQNIQVEQASKLENVKLPQDIDFQGIKHISQETKDKLTKVRPKTLAQAARIGGIKPSDVSVLMVLLETNRLK
- the ppdK gene encoding pyruvate, phosphate dikinase, with product MTNKRVWLFREGNATMKNLLGGKGANLAEMTNAGLPVPPGLTITTETCMEYIDNGNQMPAGLMDDVKAALAEVERQTGKKFGDETNPLLVSVRSGARLSMPGMMETILNLGLNDRTLVGLLNLTNNERFVYDSYRRFLTMFGSVAWEIEREKFEEILDEVKAKEGVKLDTEVSIDGLKSLIPAYKELIKAETGKEFPQDPYEQLQAAIEAVFSSWNIPRAVAYRNHYKIDHRYGTAVNVQTMVFGNMGNDSATGVSFTRNPSTGENKFYGEYLTNAQGEDVVAGIRTPKQIAELSQEMPALYEQYVDIAKKLENHYKDVQDMEFTIERGKLYILQTRNGKRTAAAAVRIAVEMAKEGTISKERAIQLVDPAQLYQLMLPSFDPAAKKNAKLIAKGLAASPGAAVGKIIFDTQEAADRGTAGEKVILVRIETCPDDIHGMIAAQGVLTLRGGMTSHAAVVAKGMGKACVAGCEDLKIDLKNQTLTTSDGTVYKKEDIISMDAGEGEVYAGSITTIDPKMDENFEILFNWVDETKQLLVRANADTPTDVKKALELGAKGVGLCRTEHMFMDPDRLPWVQKMIIAGTAEARKDALDKLLPMQYSDFYAMFKALGELPMTIRLLDPPLHEFLPSKEELIAEVATLKATGQDYKAKEDMLNIVEGLSESNPMMGLRGCRLGLTYPEINEMQVRAIFEAACDLKKEGLNVKPEIMIPLIGHVNELKEARTVLERVAKQVMEEKGINVDYQFGTMIEIPRAALTADQVAEYAEFFSFGTNDLTQMTFGYSRDDAEGKFLNNYVEQKILPANPFETLDQEGVGQLMQIALEKALPVRPNLKRGICGEHGGDPESVKFCHRIGLNYVSCSPFRVPVARLAAAQAVLEDKDSKAVCHH
- a CDS encoding U32 family peptidase, translated to MKKIELLAPAKDAQIAKSAINFGADAVYIGAEKFGARSKAGNSIREIEELISYAHQYSAKIYITLNTILTDKEIPEAQKLIYKLYDIGADAIIIQDIGLLEIDLPPISLHASTQMNNDSLEKILFLQDTGIKRVVLPREFSLEQIKEISSKTDIELEYFIHGALCVSYSGQCYMSCANGGRSANRGECAQPCRKTYTLLDENSNILIKDKYLLSLKDFNLSDNLLELLDAGVTSLKIEGRMKDEPYVKNVVAYYRKKLDYIFESSEYLKSSDGIVNFDFEPDLNKSFNRGFTKYFLFKREKNLINQDTPKALGEKIGTVVKIEKDKFTVKTDKTLSNGDGVCFFTKDKELKGTLINNVKENIITVQNISGIEPGTIIYRNFDIKFEKALKNSSTTRKIPAQITVEDGLILKITDGTNTVDVQIQQEFEKAQKEEGALNNIKKQLSKSGGGIFEITEVTINLKEIPFISINTLNEIRRELFAALQNLRIGNNTPKGEARVDNAKNYPIEELDYSANIHNKYAENFYLKHGCTIVEKALESTSAIKDKKLMTTKFCLKSHLGKCGSNKLNWSLIDEKKQKYKLIFNCQKCQMEIYSI
- the serB gene encoding phosphoserine phosphatase SerB, translated to MKLAVFDFDSTLMDGETLEYIAQDADIKEKMKTITEKAMNGELDFFESLTQRVSYLKGMEVKHVNEICSNFPYIKGAKELIKELKSNNIKVICFSGGFANALIPAKEHLGFDEGFCNILHEKNGYLTGLVYGEMCAGNSKGIMLQKIQTILNISTEDTMTVGDGANDLSMFKYAGTKVAFCAKDTLKKAANVIVDDKNLLNILNHIKL
- a CDS encoding OmpA family protein; the protein is MAKKKKAEEHVNLERWLVSYADFMTLLFATFVVLYALSQIDIAEYAKLEESIRQAFSGPTIMKGNMSILDNSGQQILNISGQAENDSMVPPLLEYISQKYEQSSMEKIKGELDKALNEGDISGVETEITDRGLVIRLKTTMYFNSASAELNPESFKTLEKIGAEINSKFKNHLVRIEGHTDNLPLQSGIYPSNWELSSARAASVGRYLIDKTKTKPNLISVTGYADTKPIAPNSTLAGRNKNRRVEIVILRNKLAKNEPFGEQTISLQNAQIKVKNPKGNDLSDAAKELMQESQGGEDSIIILDEYNKSQNQSVKEAIKKFEKNTQQERSKLERH